A genomic window from Candidatus Thiocaldithrix dubininis includes:
- a CDS encoding DUF4268 domain-containing protein: MYLINTTTNRIEALPTKYFGELGFTERKHLQEWLAYEPNALGEELLIIQKEFDGFDETCERLDLLALDKAGNLVIIENKLDDSGRDVVWQALKYASYCSSLSKLQIIEIYQQYLHRYQNNDDAVSQICEFLEIPDIEEVKLNTGNSQRLILVAAYFRKEVTSTVLWLLGQGLSIQCFKVTPYQLQTELLLSIEQIIPTPEEQEFRIGMSVKEAEEKTADVMLKNRHSTRMAFWEQALEALRNSGCNLYNNISPSKDHWLSAGSGISGCAYNLIFGQKEIRVELSFHRANKEENKYIFDYLYEKKQEIETLVGKTLEWLRLDNKKAARVQITHEIDSYNNENWEECINWLIDNLQCLEKALSPHLQPAARQLKHMPLQSNNIQTIEL, translated from the coding sequence ATGTATTTAATTAATACAACCACTAACCGGATTGAGGCACTACCCACCAAATATTTTGGTGAATTAGGATTTACAGAGCGCAAGCATTTACAGGAATGGTTAGCTTATGAACCTAATGCATTAGGGGAAGAATTACTGATTATTCAGAAAGAATTTGATGGCTTTGACGAAACCTGCGAGCGCTTAGATTTATTAGCCTTGGATAAGGCAGGTAATCTTGTCATTATTGAAAATAAACTAGATGACAGTGGACGTGATGTTGTCTGGCAAGCTTTAAAATATGCTTCTTACTGTTCAAGCTTGAGTAAACTACAAATTATTGAAATTTACCAACAGTACCTTCATCGCTATCAAAATAATGATGATGCTGTCTCTCAAATCTGTGAATTTTTAGAAATACCAGATATTGAGGAAGTTAAATTAAATACAGGCAACAGCCAACGCCTTATATTAGTTGCTGCCTATTTTCGTAAAGAAGTAACTAGTACGGTCTTATGGTTATTAGGTCAAGGTTTAAGCATTCAGTGTTTTAAGGTTACACCTTATCAATTACAAACAGAATTATTACTCAGCATTGAACAAATTATTCCAACACCAGAGGAACAAGAATTCCGAATTGGTATGTCTGTCAAGGAAGCTGAAGAGAAAACCGCTGACGTTATGCTAAAAAATCGACATAGCACACGTATGGCATTTTGGGAACAAGCCTTAGAAGCATTACGCAATAGTGGGTGCAATTTATATAATAATATAAGCCCTAGCAAAGACCATTGGCTTTCTGCTGGTTCAGGTATTAGTGGTTGTGCTTATAATCTGATTTTTGGGCAAAAAGAAATTCGCGTCGAATTATCATTTCATCGAGCTAACAAAGAAGAAAATAAGTATATCTTCGATTACCTTTATGAGAAAAAGCAAGAAATTGAAACGCTGGTTGGTAAAACACTAGAGTGGTTGCGCCTAGATAATAAAAAAGCAGCGCGGGTGCAAATTACACATGAAATAGATAGTTATAACAATGAAAACTGGGAAGAATGTATTAACTGGCTTATTGATAATTTACAGTGCCTAGAAAAAGCCCTATCCCCACATTTACAACCAGCCGCACGGCAATTAAAGCATATGCCTCTTCA
- a CDS encoding radical SAM protein → MTALTPTNLRKRKAYAVWEITLKCNLACQHCGSRAGNARTDELSTAEALDLIKQMANLGIDEITLIGGEAYLRKDWLQLVEAIVKHGMYCSMTTGGYGINAESARRMKDAGLLSVSVSVDGMEQNHDLQRGKANSWRYAFESMAHLRNAGIPITANSQINRLTAPELPLLYEKLVEQGISGWQLAMTVPMGNAVENATWLLQPAELLVVHPVLAYLATKGLEQGLIMQPGNNVGYYGPYEKLLRGHGSQNPWAFWRGCSAGLSTLGIEADGTIKGCPSLPTGRYTGGNIRTQSLYDIVTTADELTFNLNAGTETGKDHLWGFCQSCEYADLCRGGCNWTAHVFFDKRGNNPYCHHRALVHAAQDQRETLTLKRNAFGLPFDNGEFAIQLDALQAEWPAHLARVTPDSIQWSQAWLDETPDLAQQIQAEIDANIASMQAHLKSAKAA, encoded by the coding sequence ATGACTGCTTTAACACCGACCAATCTACGTAAACGTAAAGCTTATGCGGTCTGGGAAATTACCCTGAAATGCAATTTAGCTTGCCAGCATTGTGGTTCACGCGCTGGCAATGCCCGTACCGATGAGCTTTCGACCGCCGAAGCCTTAGATTTAATTAAGCAAATGGCGAATTTAGGCATTGATGAAATTACCTTAATCGGCGGTGAGGCGTATTTACGTAAAGATTGGTTGCAGTTGGTTGAAGCCATAGTCAAACACGGTATGTATTGCTCCATGACTACCGGTGGTTATGGCATTAATGCGGAATCGGCACGGCGTATGAAAGACGCGGGTTTATTATCCGTGTCGGTGTCTGTCGATGGCATGGAGCAAAATCATGATTTACAACGGGGTAAAGCGAATTCGTGGCGTTATGCGTTTGAGTCGATGGCACATTTGCGCAATGCGGGTATTCCGATTACGGCGAATAGCCAAATTAATCGCTTAACTGCGCCCGAATTGCCCTTATTGTATGAAAAGTTAGTCGAGCAGGGGATTAGCGGTTGGCAATTAGCCATGACAGTGCCAATGGGGAATGCGGTGGAGAATGCGACTTGGTTATTGCAACCCGCCGAATTATTGGTAGTCCATCCGGTATTAGCTTATCTAGCGACCAAAGGTTTAGAACAAGGCTTGATTATGCAGCCCGGCAATAATGTGGGGTATTACGGCCCTTATGAAAAGCTATTGCGTGGGCACGGTTCACAAAATCCGTGGGCATTTTGGCGCGGGTGCTCAGCAGGTTTAAGTACCTTGGGTATTGAAGCCGACGGTACGATTAAAGGTTGTCCTTCTTTACCAACCGGACGTTATACCGGCGGCAATATTCGCACCCAATCCTTATACGACATTGTGACGACTGCCGATGAATTAACCTTTAATTTAAATGCAGGCACGGAAACCGGCAAAGATCATTTGTGGGGTTTTTGCCAAAGCTGTGAATACGCAGATTTATGCCGAGGCGGTTGCAACTGGACGGCGCACGTATTCTTCGATAAACGCGGCAATAACCCTTATTGTCATCACCGCGCGTTAGTGCATGCCGCGCAAGACCAACGCGAAACTCTCACACTTAAACGTAATGCGTTTGGCTTGCCGTTTGATAATGGTGAATTTGCGATTCAACTAGACGCATTACAAGCCGAATGGCCTGCACACTTAGCGAGAGTAACGCCAGACAGCATTCAATGGTCACAAGCGTGGTTAGATGAAACGCCGGATTTAGCCCAGCAAATTCAAGCTGAAATCGACGCGAATATTGCCAGTATGCAAGCGCATTTAAAGAGTGCAAAAGCGGCTTAA
- a CDS encoding ATP-binding protein, with product MDSSLLPVLNQIARTLAQLEQQLSGKTQIVPPNFDEYIAFTWKKQHNQGQFQAIQHPKLIRLDDLQGIDRQKSILVQNTEQFLAGKPANNALLWGSKGTGKSSIIKGLLEHYAAQGLRIIEIDRHDLVDIPDITELLRQSDKKFILFCDDLSFEAADVSYKALKVALDGGMTAIPENVLIYATSNRRHLLPEYMADNVQSQTQVDDLEVHYVDTIEEKISLSERFGIWLSFYQFREDAYLTIVQHWLQHFGLGYDEQVAKEALMWARTRASKSGRAAYQFAVDYAGRQP from the coding sequence ATGGATTCAAGCTTATTACCCGTTTTAAACCAAATCGCTCGTACCCTTGCCCAGCTCGAACAACAATTAAGTGGTAAGACTCAAATTGTGCCGCCCAATTTTGACGAATACATAGCGTTTACGTGGAAAAAACAGCATAACCAAGGGCAATTTCAAGCCATTCAGCACCCTAAATTAATTAGATTGGATGATCTACAGGGCATTGATCGGCAAAAGAGTATTCTCGTGCAGAATACCGAACAGTTTTTAGCGGGAAAACCTGCCAATAATGCCTTATTGTGGGGTTCAAAAGGCACGGGTAAATCTTCCATTATCAAAGGTTTGCTCGAACATTATGCGGCACAAGGCTTACGCATTATCGAAATCGACCGTCATGATTTAGTCGACATTCCCGACATTACCGAACTGTTAAGACAAAGCGATAAAAAATTTATTCTATTCTGTGACGATTTATCGTTTGAAGCGGCGGACGTTAGTTACAAAGCCCTAAAAGTTGCGTTAGACGGCGGTATGACCGCTATTCCAGAGAATGTCTTGATTTATGCCACCTCAAATCGGCGGCATTTATTGCCAGAATACATGGCGGACAATGTGCAATCGCAAACCCAAGTCGATGATTTAGAAGTGCATTATGTGGATACGATTGAAGAAAAAATCTCGCTATCCGAACGATTTGGTATTTGGCTTTCGTTCTATCAATTCCGCGAAGACGCTTATCTAACTATCGTGCAACATTGGCTGCAACATTTTGGCTTAGGTTATGACGAACAGGTGGCAAAAGAAGCCTTAATGTGGGCGCGTACCCGTGCGTCTAAAAGCGGACGGGCAGCGTATCAATTTGCAGTGGACTATGCGGGGCGGCAACCTTAA
- a CDS encoding META domain-containing protein, with translation MIKTILSSVVGQITFALIGLAVISAYSLEPQAAVLPSKTLAGTQWQLQALLGESLQSERPITLEFDQLRLSGFAGCNRFSGNYTLGSDGSLGVGTTSATKMACNEQRNQVEQRFLQKLQAVHQFSLNNGQLQLLDAQRKVLMAFTSQNLTN, from the coding sequence ATGATTAAAACAATACTGTCCTCTGTGGTTGGGCAAATAACCTTCGCATTAATCGGGCTGGCCGTTATCTCTGCTTATAGCCTTGAGCCGCAAGCAGCCGTGTTACCCAGCAAAACCTTAGCCGGTACACAATGGCAATTACAAGCTTTATTGGGTGAAAGTCTACAAAGTGAACGTCCGATTACCCTAGAATTCGATCAGTTACGTTTATCAGGCTTTGCTGGTTGCAATCGTTTTTCAGGCAATTACACCTTAGGTTCAGACGGCAGTTTAGGAGTAGGTACAACCAGTGCAACTAAAATGGCCTGTAATGAACAACGCAACCAAGTAGAGCAACGTTTTCTACAGAAACTGCAAGCAGTACATCAATTCAGTTTGAATAATGGGCAATTACAGCTTTTGGATGCACAACGTAAGGTACTAATGGCATTTACCAGCCAAAATTTAACTAATTAG
- a CDS encoding FixH family protein, with the protein MSVSIPYVLLSAVLGLSTSVSYASTPWQLSQTSVKGQLQSELQCVTAPAVGDFQNCTLKLNSTQTLPSDLTIAMDGGMPAHGHGLPTAPKVVATDKVGEYRIEGLKYSMTGEWLLGFMLQSKSMNDKIVYKFSF; encoded by the coding sequence ATGTCAGTGTCTATACCTTATGTATTGTTAAGTGCGGTTTTAGGACTAAGTACTTCAGTAAGTTATGCCAGTACACCTTGGCAATTAAGTCAAACAAGTGTGAAAGGGCAGTTACAAAGCGAACTTCAGTGTGTAACTGCGCCTGCGGTAGGTGACTTTCAGAACTGCACCTTAAAACTAAACAGTACACAAACGTTACCGAGCGATTTAACGATTGCAATGGATGGCGGTATGCCTGCGCATGGACACGGCTTACCCACTGCACCCAAAGTAGTCGCAACCGATAAAGTCGGTGAATATCGTATCGAAGGTTTGAAATACAGTATGACCGGCGAGTGGCTATTAGGCTTTATGCTGCAATCTAAATCAATGAATGACAAAATTGTTTATAAATTTAGTTTTTAA
- a CDS encoding cytochrome c peroxidase has product MRHLLLGALSLLVIGAGVYSYGQLSTSAPNFQWTAQELATLNSLKSNPNPATDASNRYLHNAAAADLGQHLFFDKRFSRNAQIACASCHQPDKQFADGLAVASALATGTRNTPSLLGVAKQHWFFWDGRKDSLWSQALAPWENPLEHGFTRTEAVKLLLSDAQYASQYQTVFKSALPSELPQRLTQAATPLGDLAQLQAWKQLPDTTRQQVDQVYANMGKALAAYMATLQTPPSRFEHYLQQLNQAETHVSTLNTQELAGARLFVGKAQCILCHSGAQLSNLGFQNIGSGVIGKDSGRAAVLDELRVDRFNCLGGFSDAKAEQCAELNYMTRDRHSVLGAFKVPSLRNVAHTAPYFHDGRFASLEKVLAYYVSVSHDATLEKDLPPINLSADEQRQLVAFLKTL; this is encoded by the coding sequence ATGCGCCATTTATTGCTAGGGGCGCTAAGTTTGCTAGTTATTGGGGCGGGGGTTTATAGCTATGGACAGTTATCTACCTCTGCACCCAACTTTCAATGGACTGCGCAAGAATTAGCTACCCTCAACAGCCTCAAGTCTAACCCTAATCCCGCCACGGATGCATCCAACCGCTATTTACATAATGCAGCCGCCGCTGATTTAGGTCAGCATTTATTCTTTGATAAACGTTTTAGCCGTAATGCACAAATTGCCTGCGCAAGCTGTCATCAACCGGATAAGCAATTTGCAGACGGTTTAGCAGTTGCCAGCGCATTGGCAACCGGCACACGCAATACACCTTCCTTATTGGGAGTCGCAAAGCAGCATTGGTTTTTTTGGGACGGGCGTAAAGATAGCTTATGGTCGCAAGCGCTTGCCCCTTGGGAAAATCCATTGGAACACGGTTTTACCCGCACGGAAGCGGTTAAGCTACTACTGAGCGATGCGCAATATGCAAGCCAATATCAAACAGTCTTTAAGAGCGCTTTACCGTCTGAGTTGCCTCAGCGTTTAACTCAGGCTGCCACGCCTCTAGGCGATTTAGCGCAATTACAGGCATGGAAACAGTTGCCGGATACTACCCGACAACAAGTTGATCAAGTTTATGCCAATATGGGCAAAGCGTTAGCGGCTTACATGGCGACTTTGCAAACACCGCCCAGTCGATTTGAGCATTATTTGCAACAGCTTAATCAAGCCGAAACCCACGTTTCTACCTTAAATACGCAGGAATTAGCCGGAGCGCGTTTATTTGTGGGTAAAGCTCAATGTATTTTGTGTCATTCGGGGGCGCAATTAAGCAATTTGGGTTTTCAAAATATTGGTTCGGGGGTCATAGGTAAAGATAGCGGGCGGGCAGCCGTATTAGATGAACTACGAGTAGATCGTTTTAATTGTTTAGGCGGGTTTAGTGACGCTAAGGCTGAACAATGCGCAGAATTAAATTATATGACACGGGATCGGCATTCAGTCTTAGGTGCGTTTAAAGTGCCGAGTTTGCGAAATGTGGCGCACACTGCCCCCTATTTTCATGATGGGCGCTTTGCATCGCTGGAAAAAGTGCTGGCGTATTATGTGAGCGTTTCACACGACGCTACGCTTGAAAAAGATTTGCCGCCGATTAACTTATCGGCAGACGAACAGCGTCAACTAGTAGCCTTTTTGAAAACACTGTAA
- a CDS encoding YfhL family 4Fe-4S dicluster ferredoxin: MALMITDECINCDVCEPECPNNAISPGDEIYVIDPTRCTECVGHYDEPQCVSVCPVDCIPKDPEHVENKEQLMKKYEKLMAES, encoded by the coding sequence ATGGCTCTAATGATTACCGATGAATGCATTAACTGCGATGTGTGCGAACCAGAATGCCCTAATAATGCGATTTCACCGGGTGATGAAATTTATGTAATTGATCCAACCCGTTGCACAGAATGCGTGGGTCACTACGACGAACCACAATGTGTTTCGGTATGTCCGGTAGATTGCATTCCAAAAGACCCCGAACACGTTGAAAATAAAGAGCAATTGATGAAAAAATATGAAAAATTAATGGCAGAAAGTTAA
- the coaD gene encoding pantetheine-phosphate adenylyltransferase, with protein MDITALYPGTFDPITRGHLDLITRSRKLFPRVVVGVASNPKKRPLFSLEERVNMIRQEIDDLQLTNIEVIGFEELLVDLARKQNAKVLIRGMRAVADFEYEFQLASMNRSLAPDIESVFLMPNESYSFISSTLVKEVATLNGDVSRFVAPHVLEALKQKLVQIRIERGLNN; from the coding sequence ATGGATATTACAGCGCTTTACCCCGGCACGTTTGATCCTATTACTCGGGGTCATTTAGACCTGATTACCCGCTCACGTAAATTATTTCCACGTGTTGTCGTTGGTGTTGCCTCCAATCCGAAAAAACGCCCCTTATTTTCCTTAGAAGAACGGGTGAACATGATTCGGCAAGAAATTGACGATTTACAACTAACCAATATAGAAGTCATTGGTTTTGAAGAATTGTTAGTGGATTTGGCGCGTAAACAAAATGCTAAAGTTTTAATTCGTGGGATGCGAGCAGTCGCTGATTTTGAATATGAATTTCAACTAGCCAGTATGAACCGCTCATTAGCACCGGATATTGAATCGGTGTTTCTCATGCCCAACGAAAGCTACTCCTTTATTTCATCCACCCTCGTCAAGGAAGTTGCCACGTTAAACGGTGACGTATCACGCTTTGTTGCTCCACATGTACTTGAAGCATTAAAACAAAAATTAGTGCAAATTCGCATCGAACGAGGTCTAAATAACTAA
- a CDS encoding iron chelate uptake ABC transporter family permease subunit: MDDFIVRALLAGSAVVLLAGLLGSILLWRRLAYLGDTLSHSSLLGVALGLLTGLPINVWMMVVCAIVALLLLYVQYNPRLSSDTLLTIIGQSALAIGTVALTFLPGVRVDLMAYLFGDILAVSHSDVLTAWGLTFAIFALMYKLWRPLIALAVHEPLAQVEGINVKVVSAAYMLLVAFTVAIAMKVVGVLLLTALLIIPAATARRFARTPEGMVGLAMICGLIALAGGMFLSLQFDTPTGPSIVMLASLLFLVAQFVPSRTTA, translated from the coding sequence ATGGATGATTTTATTGTACGAGCCTTATTGGCAGGCAGCGCAGTTGTGCTATTAGCGGGGTTATTAGGCAGCATTTTATTATGGCGACGCTTAGCTTATTTGGGCGATACCTTGTCGCATTCTTCCTTATTAGGCGTAGCATTAGGTTTACTGACGGGCTTACCGATTAATGTGTGGATGATGGTGGTTTGCGCTATCGTTGCGTTGCTATTGTTATATGTGCAATACAATCCCCGTCTTAGCTCCGATACCTTATTGACCATTATTGGGCAAAGCGCCCTAGCGATTGGCACGGTTGCCCTCACCTTTTTACCCGGGGTACGTGTCGATTTAATGGCCTATTTATTCGGTGACATTTTAGCCGTCAGTCACAGCGATGTACTCACCGCTTGGGGCTTAACTTTCGCTATCTTTGCTTTAATGTATAAATTATGGCGTCCCCTGATTGCACTGGCAGTACATGAACCGTTAGCACAGGTTGAAGGCATCAATGTGAAAGTAGTAAGTGCGGCTTATATGCTATTAGTGGCGTTTACTGTGGCAATTGCTATGAAAGTTGTTGGCGTTTTATTACTGACTGCCTTACTGATTATTCCCGCCGCTACTGCTCGGCGTTTTGCACGTACACCTGAAGGTATGGTTGGCCTAGCTATGATTTGCGGCTTAATTGCCTTAGCGGGTGGCATGTTCTTATCTTTGCAATTTGATACACCCACGGGGCCTAGTATTGTTATGTTGGCGAGTCTCCTATTTTTAGTAGCGCAATTCGTGCCCAGCCGTACAACTGCCTAA
- a CDS encoding ATP-binding cassette domain-containing protein: MSKPLLRTLEPISLQRGQRVILHDVSVEIHSHSILTIIGPNGGGKSTLLKVLLGLEQPDKGKIWRQPDLSIGYVPQKFQLNTLLPLTVERFIGLSLPRHHAKRVQAIAAQIGISYLLSQSVHSLSGGELQRALLARALLRNPQLLVLDEPGQGVDVAGLTELYQLLTQLKQANGYGILLVSHDLHLVMAATDQVLCLNRHLCCSGQPEAVSQHSEYKRLFGNINLDSLAIYTHHHDHQHNIHGCVISPEHKHG, encoded by the coding sequence ATGTCCAAACCCTTATTGCGTACGCTAGAACCCATTAGTCTACAACGTGGACAACGGGTGATTTTGCACGATGTGAGTGTAGAAATACATTCGCACTCTATTTTAACCATCATTGGCCCAAATGGTGGGGGCAAGTCGACTTTATTAAAAGTGTTGTTAGGTTTAGAACAACCAGACAAAGGCAAAATCTGGCGACAACCGGATTTAAGCATAGGCTATGTTCCACAAAAGTTTCAGCTCAATACCTTATTACCTTTAACCGTTGAGCGATTTATTGGTTTATCACTTCCACGTCATCATGCCAAACGCGTGCAAGCCATTGCCGCACAAATTGGCATTAGTTATTTATTAAGCCAATCTGTTCACAGCTTATCAGGTGGCGAATTACAACGTGCGTTATTAGCCCGTGCGTTATTGCGTAATCCACAATTATTAGTCTTAGATGAGCCGGGGCAAGGCGTAGATGTGGCGGGCTTAACTGAACTGTATCAGTTGCTAACCCAACTTAAACAAGCCAATGGTTACGGTATTTTATTGGTGTCACATGACTTGCATCTAGTGATGGCAGCCACTGACCAAGTGTTATGCTTGAATCGGCATTTATGTTGCTCAGGGCAACCCGAAGCCGTTTCACAACATTCCGAATACAAGCGGTTATTTGGCAATATTAACCTAGATAGTTTAGCCATTTATACCCATCACCATGATCATCAACACAATATACACGGCTGTGTCATTAGCCCAGAGCATAAGCATGGATGA
- a CDS encoding zinc ABC transporter substrate-binding protein — MQRILAILLGVCLVVCQACNSTEQATAEKPVIISTIKPIQALVYAVAGGEYSAFNLKQLLPDGASPHHYALKPSDRQALDSAKVIFQIDSGFETFLVQPLQNLGKGTTLISLSQAAGIQHLKLRAGHAHEGHVDEDLHLWLNPQNAIAMTRQIAQQLSSVDPAHKAQYQANAAQLIQRIHASDQAIAQQLAPLKQRPYLSFHDAWQHFDTHYQLSYAGSVSLDVSRLPGAKHVQDVRHIIESQQAVCLFQEPQFSPALVKTLADGTGIKIGQLDPLGVNLALTPTTYVDLLQNAATQFVECLK; from the coding sequence ATGCAGCGTATTTTAGCGATTTTATTGGGAGTCTGCCTTGTTGTCTGCCAAGCTTGTAATAGTACGGAACAGGCAACCGCAGAAAAGCCGGTGATTATTAGTACGATTAAACCGATACAAGCTTTGGTATATGCCGTCGCAGGAGGCGAATATTCTGCCTTTAACCTAAAGCAGCTTTTACCTGATGGCGCATCGCCACATCATTACGCGTTAAAACCTTCGGATCGACAAGCCTTAGATTCCGCTAAGGTTATCTTTCAAATTGATTCGGGCTTTGAAACCTTTCTGGTACAACCCTTGCAAAACCTAGGCAAAGGCACAACGCTGATTAGCCTAAGTCAAGCCGCAGGCATTCAACATTTAAAATTACGCGCTGGGCATGCGCATGAAGGTCATGTAGATGAAGATTTGCACCTGTGGTTGAATCCGCAGAATGCCATTGCCATGACTAGGCAAATTGCCCAGCAATTAAGCAGTGTTGACCCTGCCCATAAAGCGCAGTATCAAGCTAATGCCGCGCAATTGATTCAACGCATACACGCTAGCGATCAAGCAATTGCACAGCAATTAGCTCCATTGAAGCAACGTCCTTATTTAAGCTTTCACGATGCATGGCAACACTTTGATACGCACTATCAATTAAGTTATGCGGGGTCAGTAAGCTTAGATGTCTCGCGTTTACCGGGTGCTAAACATGTACAGGATGTACGCCATATCATTGAAAGCCAGCAAGCGGTTTGTTTATTTCAAGAGCCGCAATTTTCTCCTGCTTTGGTTAAAACCTTAGCAGATGGTACTGGTATTAAGATTGGTCAATTAGATCCTTTAGGTGTCAATTTAGCCCTGACCCCTACCACTTATGTGGATTTGTTACAAAATGCTGCTACACAATTTGTAGAATGCTTAAAATAA
- the ubiB gene encoding ubiquinone biosynthesis regulatory protein kinase UbiB, with translation MKLFNRALRLWTILRVFIAHGLDELLFTIPFLKPVAFLYHLAPWNWRKKPEIAPRGQRLREALEELGPIYIKFGQMLSTRRDLLPEDIAVEFARLQDRVPPFSSEQSKALVEKALGKPVAEVFEYFETDPMASASVAQVHAARLWDGKDVVVKVLRPNIDKTIKQDLELMYTIARLVERYWKGSRWLHPVAVVREYEKNILEELDLVREAANASQTRRNFESDPILYVPEVYWKYTHQNVMVMERIYGIPVGNVEQLRAANVNFKRLGELGVEVFFTQVFKHNFFHADMHPGNIFVDASNPQEPRYMAVDFGIVGTLTPEDKRYLAENFHAFFNRDYERVAQLHIQSGWVRDTTRIDEFESAIRTVCEPIFNLPLKDISFGYFLMRLFQTARRFDMEVQPQLVLLQKTLLNIEGLGRMLYPDLDLWETAKPFLERWMDEQVGVRSLVNNFKKNLPKLVEAAPEMPTLVYDVLKQAQEHKLKLQWESEQIKALRAEVQTARQQVLGSVSGGALLMAGILVFGLLPEQPMLAWSMSSLGTGLLGFSLFKRTPNSQA, from the coding sequence ATGAAATTATTTAATCGCGCATTGCGTTTATGGACTATTTTGCGTGTGTTTATTGCGCATGGTTTAGACGAATTGCTATTTACAATTCCGTTTTTAAAACCCGTCGCGTTTCTCTATCACCTTGCCCCGTGGAATTGGCGTAAAAAACCCGAAATAGCGCCACGTGGTCAACGTTTACGCGAAGCTTTAGAAGAATTGGGACCCATTTATATTAAATTTGGGCAAATGCTTTCTACTCGACGGGATTTATTGCCCGAAGATATAGCGGTTGAATTTGCCCGTTTACAAGATCGTGTGCCGCCGTTTTCCAGTGAGCAATCTAAAGCTTTGGTTGAAAAAGCCTTAGGTAAGCCAGTGGCTGAAGTGTTTGAATATTTTGAAACTGATCCAATGGCATCTGCTTCTGTAGCGCAAGTACATGCGGCGCGTTTATGGGATGGCAAAGATGTTGTCGTAAAAGTATTACGCCCCAACATCGACAAAACCATTAAGCAAGACTTAGAGTTGATGTATACCATTGCGCGTTTGGTGGAGCGTTATTGGAAAGGTAGCCGTTGGTTACATCCGGTGGCTGTGGTGCGCGAATATGAGAAAAATATTTTAGAAGAACTCGATTTAGTACGCGAAGCCGCCAATGCTAGCCAAACCCGTCGCAATTTTGAATCTGATCCGATTTTGTATGTGCCAGAAGTATACTGGAAATATACGCATCAGAATGTCATGGTAATGGAGCGCATTTATGGCATTCCCGTTGGCAATGTAGAACAGCTACGGGCGGCCAATGTGAATTTCAAACGTTTAGGCGAATTGGGCGTGGAAGTGTTTTTTACGCAAGTGTTTAAACACAACTTTTTTCACGCGGATATGCACCCCGGCAATATTTTTGTGGATGCCAGTAATCCGCAAGAACCGCGCTATATGGCGGTAGACTTTGGCATTGTGGGTACGCTAACGCCGGAAGATAAACGGTATTTAGCTGAAAATTTCCACGCATTCTTTAATCGGGATTATGAGCGGGTGGCGCAATTGCATATTCAATCGGGCTGGGTACGTGATACCACGCGGATTGATGAGTTTGAATCGGCTATTCGCACTGTTTGTGAGCCTATTTTTAATTTACCGCTCAAAGATATTTCCTTTGGCTATTTCTTGATGCGCTTATTCCAAACTGCTCGCCGCTTTGATATGGAAGTACAGCCGCAATTAGTTTTGCTGCAAAAAACTTTGTTAAATATCGAAGGCTTAGGACGCATGTTGTATCCCGATTTGGACTTATGGGAAACTGCTAAACCGTTTCTTGAGCGTTGGATGGATGAGCAAGTGGGTGTGCGTTCCTTGGTGAATAACTTTAAAAAGAATTTACCTAAACTGGTGGAAGCTGCCCCCGAAATGCCAACGCTGGTTTATGATGTCTTAAAGCAGGCACAAGAGCATAAATTAAAGCTGCAATGGGAATCTGAACAAATTAAAGCCTTACGCGCAGAAGTCCAAACCGCTCGCCAACAAGTGTTGGGTTCAGTGAGTGGTGGCGCGCTGTTAATGGCGGGTATTCTGGTGTTTGGTTTATTACCCGAACAACCCATGCTCGCTTGGAGCATGAGTAGTTTAGGTACAGGTTTATTAGGTTTTAGTTTATTTAAGCGTACGCCTAACTCACAAGCGTAA